Proteins found in one Panthera tigris isolate Pti1 chromosome B3, P.tigris_Pti1_mat1.1, whole genome shotgun sequence genomic segment:
- the KHNYN gene encoding protein KHNYN isoform X1 codes for MFGGSEIRDWWMQVAALTRRGTRLLLNQTGGSRDENGLGGQAAMPTWGAGSPSPDRFAVSAEAEDKVREQQPYVERIFSVGMSVLPKDCPENPHIWLQLEGPKENASRAKEFLKGLCSPELQNEIHYPPKLHCIFLGAQGFFLDCLVWSTSAHLVPGLPGSLMVSGLTEAFVMAQSRVEELVERLSWDFQPGRSPRVSQCAGVLRDFSALLQPYGDAHREALLQLPLAVQEELLSLVQEASRGQGPHAIPPWVGGSPGPLGAQYQGVRAPSSEGRESLHTGPTRWQESRGERHVMEKEGGKQGGPREMDLGWKELPGQEAWEKEGAFRSQPGGGEAGQVGPLTGKGLGKEGVPQDRGRFCVQSEPPGAQGPYPRAAQPRGASLLQRLHNGKASPPRVPSPPPAPEPPWHCGDRGDRGDKQQVVARGRGSPWKRGTRGGNLVTGTQRFQEALQDPFTLCLANVPGQPDLRHIVIDGSNVAMVHGLQHYFSSRGIAIAVQYFWDRGHRDITVFVPQWRFSKDAKVREGHFLQKLYSLSLLSLTPSRVMDGKRISSYDDRFMVKLAEETDGVIVSNDQFRDLAEESEKWMAIIRERLLPFTFVGNLFMVPDDPLGRNGPTLDEFLKKPVRAQGSSKAQHPSMAFTEHGHQQQGREEEEKGGGGIRKTRETERLRRQLLEVFWGQDHKVDFILQREPYCRDINQLSEALLSLNF; via the exons gGCTGGGTGGCCAAGCAGCCATGCCCACCTGGGGGGCTGGCTCCCCGTCCCCTGACCGCTTTGCCGTGTCTGCGGAGGCTGAGGACAAGGTGCGGGAGCAGCAACCCTACGTGGAGCGCATCTTCAGCGTGGGGATGAGTGTCCTCCCAAAGGACTGTCCTGAAAACCCTCACATCTGGCTGCAGCTGGAGGGCCCCAAGGAGAACGCCAGCAGAGCCAAG GAGTTCCTGAAGGGTCTCTGCAGCCCAGAGTTGCAGAATGAAATCCACTACCCACCCAAACTGCACTGCATCTTCCTGGGAGCCCAGGGCTTCTTCCTTGATTGTCTGGTCTGGAGCACATCAGCCCACCTGGTGCCTGGGCTGCCCGGCTCGCTAATGGTCAGTGGCCTGACTGAGGCCTTCGTCATGGCTCAGAGCAGAGTGGAGGAGCTGGTGGAGCGGCTGAGCTGGGACTTTCAGCCAGGGCGATCCCCCAGAGTCTCTCAGTGTGCCGGAGTGCTGAGAGACTTCTCCGCCCTGCTGCAGCCCTATGGGGATGCCCACAGAGAGGCCCTGCTACAGCTGCCCCTGGCTGTCCAGGAGGAACTGTTGAGTCTGGTGCAGGAGGCATCCAGAGGGCAGGGGCCCCATGCAATACccccctgggtgggggggagcccaGGCCCACTGGGTGCTCAGTACCAGGGAGTCAGAGCTCCCTCGAGTGAAGGCAGGGAGTCCCTGCACACTGGACCTACAAGGTGGCAAGAGTCACGGGGAGAGAGACATGttatggagaaggagggagggaagcagggtggTCCCAGGGAGATGGATTTGGGGTGGAAGGAGCTGCCTGGGCAAGAGGCCTGGGAGAAAGAAGGGGCCTTCAGATCACagccaggaggaggagaggcagggcagGTAGGGCCCCTGACAGGAAAGggtctggggaaggagggggtgccTCAGGACAGAGGACGGTTCTGTGTCCAGAGTGAGCCTCCTGGTGCCCAGGGTCCCTATCCGAGGGCAGCTCAGCCCCGGGGAGCCTCCCTCCTCCAGCGGTTACACAATGGGAAGGCCTCACCTCCAAGGGTGCCTAGCCCTCCACCTGCACCCGAACCCCCGTGGCACTGCGGAGACCGAGGAGACAGGGGAGACAAGCAGCAGGTCGTGGCTCGAGGCCGTGGGTCTCCGTGGAAACGAGGTACCCGTGGGGGCAACTTGGTGACTGGCACGCAGCGTTTCCAGGAGGCCCTGCAGGACCCTTTCACCCTGTGCCTTGCCAATGTGCCTGGCCAGCCAGACCTCCGTCACATTGTCATTGATGGCAGCAATGTGGCCATGGT GCATGGCCTCCAACACTACTTCTCCAGCCGGGGCATTGCCATTGCTGTGCAGTACTTCTGGGACCGGGGCCACCGTGACATAACTGTCTTTGTGCCTCAGTGGCGCTTCAGTAAGGATGCCAAGGTCAGAG AGGGCCACTTCCTGCAAAAGCTATACTCCCtcagcctgctctctctcactccctcccgaGTCATGGATGGCAAGAGGATCTCCTCCTACGATGATAG GTTCATGGTGAAGCTGGCTGAAGAGACCGACGGGGTCATTGTCTCCAATGACCAGTTCCGGGACCTGGCGGAGGAGTCTGAGAAGTGGATGGCGATCATCAGGGAGCG CCTACTGCCCTTCACCTTTGTGGGAAACCTCTTCATGGTTCCTGATGATCCATTGGGGCGAAACGGCCCCACACTGGATGAGTTCCTGAAGAAGCCAGTCAG GGCTCAGGGGTCTTCTAAGGCTCAGCATCCTTCCATGGCCTTCACAGAACACGGTCATCAgcagcaggggagagaagaggaggaaaaaggcgGTGGTGGCATTCGGAAGACTCGGGAGACAGAGCGGCTCCGGCGCCAGCTGCTGGAGGTGTTTTGGGGCCAGGATCACAAGGTGGACTTCATCCTGCAGCGGGAGCCATACTGCCGGGACATCAACCAGCTCTCGGAGGCCCTACTGAGCCTCAACTTTTGA
- the KHNYN gene encoding protein KHNYN isoform X3, producing MFGGSEIRDWWMQVAALTRRGTRLLLNQTGGSRDENGLGGQAAMPTWGAGSPSPDRFAVSAEAEDKVREQQPYVERIFSVGMSVLPKDCPENPHIWLQLEGPKENASRAKEFLKGLCSPELQNEIHYPPKLHCIFLGAQGFFLDCLVWSTSAHLVPGLPGSLMVSGLTEAFVMAQSRVEELVERLSWDFQPGRSPRVSQCAGVLRDFSALLQPYGDAHREALLQLPLAVQEELLSLVQEASRGQGPHAIPPWVGGSPGPLGAQYQGVRAPSSEGRESLHTGPTRWQESRGERHVMEKEGGKQGGPREMDLGWKELPGQEAWEKEGAFRSQPGGGEAGQVGPLTGKGLGKEGVPQDRGRFCVQSEPPGAQGPYPRAAQPRGASLLQRLHNGKASPPRVPSPPPAPEPPWHCGDRGDRGDKQQVVARGRGSPWKRGTRGGNLVTGTQRFQEALQDPFTLCLANVPGQPDLRHIVIDGSNVAMVHGLQHYFSSRGIAIAVQYFWDRGHRDITVFVPQWRFSKDAKVREGHFLQKLYSLSLLSLTPSRVMDGKRISSYDDSLLPFTFVGNLFMVPDDPLGRNGPTLDEFLKKPVRAQGSSKAQHPSMAFTEHGHQQQGREEEEKGGGGIRKTRETERLRRQLLEVFWGQDHKVDFILQREPYCRDINQLSEALLSLNF from the exons gGCTGGGTGGCCAAGCAGCCATGCCCACCTGGGGGGCTGGCTCCCCGTCCCCTGACCGCTTTGCCGTGTCTGCGGAGGCTGAGGACAAGGTGCGGGAGCAGCAACCCTACGTGGAGCGCATCTTCAGCGTGGGGATGAGTGTCCTCCCAAAGGACTGTCCTGAAAACCCTCACATCTGGCTGCAGCTGGAGGGCCCCAAGGAGAACGCCAGCAGAGCCAAG GAGTTCCTGAAGGGTCTCTGCAGCCCAGAGTTGCAGAATGAAATCCACTACCCACCCAAACTGCACTGCATCTTCCTGGGAGCCCAGGGCTTCTTCCTTGATTGTCTGGTCTGGAGCACATCAGCCCACCTGGTGCCTGGGCTGCCCGGCTCGCTAATGGTCAGTGGCCTGACTGAGGCCTTCGTCATGGCTCAGAGCAGAGTGGAGGAGCTGGTGGAGCGGCTGAGCTGGGACTTTCAGCCAGGGCGATCCCCCAGAGTCTCTCAGTGTGCCGGAGTGCTGAGAGACTTCTCCGCCCTGCTGCAGCCCTATGGGGATGCCCACAGAGAGGCCCTGCTACAGCTGCCCCTGGCTGTCCAGGAGGAACTGTTGAGTCTGGTGCAGGAGGCATCCAGAGGGCAGGGGCCCCATGCAATACccccctgggtgggggggagcccaGGCCCACTGGGTGCTCAGTACCAGGGAGTCAGAGCTCCCTCGAGTGAAGGCAGGGAGTCCCTGCACACTGGACCTACAAGGTGGCAAGAGTCACGGGGAGAGAGACATGttatggagaaggagggagggaagcagggtggTCCCAGGGAGATGGATTTGGGGTGGAAGGAGCTGCCTGGGCAAGAGGCCTGGGAGAAAGAAGGGGCCTTCAGATCACagccaggaggaggagaggcagggcagGTAGGGCCCCTGACAGGAAAGggtctggggaaggagggggtgccTCAGGACAGAGGACGGTTCTGTGTCCAGAGTGAGCCTCCTGGTGCCCAGGGTCCCTATCCGAGGGCAGCTCAGCCCCGGGGAGCCTCCCTCCTCCAGCGGTTACACAATGGGAAGGCCTCACCTCCAAGGGTGCCTAGCCCTCCACCTGCACCCGAACCCCCGTGGCACTGCGGAGACCGAGGAGACAGGGGAGACAAGCAGCAGGTCGTGGCTCGAGGCCGTGGGTCTCCGTGGAAACGAGGTACCCGTGGGGGCAACTTGGTGACTGGCACGCAGCGTTTCCAGGAGGCCCTGCAGGACCCTTTCACCCTGTGCCTTGCCAATGTGCCTGGCCAGCCAGACCTCCGTCACATTGTCATTGATGGCAGCAATGTGGCCATGGT GCATGGCCTCCAACACTACTTCTCCAGCCGGGGCATTGCCATTGCTGTGCAGTACTTCTGGGACCGGGGCCACCGTGACATAACTGTCTTTGTGCCTCAGTGGCGCTTCAGTAAGGATGCCAAGGTCAGAG AGGGCCACTTCCTGCAAAAGCTATACTCCCtcagcctgctctctctcactccctcccgaGTCATGGATGGCAAGAGGATCTCCTCCTACGATGATAG CCTACTGCCCTTCACCTTTGTGGGAAACCTCTTCATGGTTCCTGATGATCCATTGGGGCGAAACGGCCCCACACTGGATGAGTTCCTGAAGAAGCCAGTCAG GGCTCAGGGGTCTTCTAAGGCTCAGCATCCTTCCATGGCCTTCACAGAACACGGTCATCAgcagcaggggagagaagaggaggaaaaaggcgGTGGTGGCATTCGGAAGACTCGGGAGACAGAGCGGCTCCGGCGCCAGCTGCTGGAGGTGTTTTGGGGCCAGGATCACAAGGTGGACTTCATCCTGCAGCGGGAGCCATACTGCCGGGACATCAACCAGCTCTCGGAGGCCCTACTGAGCCTCAACTTTTGA
- the KHNYN gene encoding protein KHNYN isoform X6 yields the protein MFGGSEIRDWWMQVAALTRRGTRLLLNQTGGSRDENGLGGQAAMPTWGAGSPSPDRFAVSAEAEDKVREQQPYVERIFSVGMSVLPKDCPENPHIWLQLEGPKENASRAKEFLKGLCSPELQNEIHYPPKLHCIFLGAQGFFLDCLVWSTSAHLVPGLPGSLMVSGLTEAFVMAQSRVEELVERLSWDFQPGRSPRVSQCAGVLRDFSALLQPYGDAHREALLQLPLAVQEELLSLVQEASRGQGPHAIPPWVGGSPGPLGAQYQGVRAPSSEGRESLHTGPTRWQESRGERHVMEKEGGKQGGPREMDLGWKELPGQEAWEKEGAFRSQPGGGEAGQVGPLTGKGLGKEGVPQDRGRFCVQSEPPGAQGPYPRAAQPRGASLLQRLHNGKASPPRVPSPPPAPEPPWHCGDRGDRGDKQQVVARGRGSPWKRGTRGGNLVTGTQRFQEALQDPFTLCLANVPGQPDLRHIVIDGSNVAMVHGLQHYFSSRGIAIAVQYFWDRGHRDITVFVPQWRFSKDAKVREGHFLQKLYSLSLLSLTPSRVMDGKRISSYDDRENPLEVPV from the exons gGCTGGGTGGCCAAGCAGCCATGCCCACCTGGGGGGCTGGCTCCCCGTCCCCTGACCGCTTTGCCGTGTCTGCGGAGGCTGAGGACAAGGTGCGGGAGCAGCAACCCTACGTGGAGCGCATCTTCAGCGTGGGGATGAGTGTCCTCCCAAAGGACTGTCCTGAAAACCCTCACATCTGGCTGCAGCTGGAGGGCCCCAAGGAGAACGCCAGCAGAGCCAAG GAGTTCCTGAAGGGTCTCTGCAGCCCAGAGTTGCAGAATGAAATCCACTACCCACCCAAACTGCACTGCATCTTCCTGGGAGCCCAGGGCTTCTTCCTTGATTGTCTGGTCTGGAGCACATCAGCCCACCTGGTGCCTGGGCTGCCCGGCTCGCTAATGGTCAGTGGCCTGACTGAGGCCTTCGTCATGGCTCAGAGCAGAGTGGAGGAGCTGGTGGAGCGGCTGAGCTGGGACTTTCAGCCAGGGCGATCCCCCAGAGTCTCTCAGTGTGCCGGAGTGCTGAGAGACTTCTCCGCCCTGCTGCAGCCCTATGGGGATGCCCACAGAGAGGCCCTGCTACAGCTGCCCCTGGCTGTCCAGGAGGAACTGTTGAGTCTGGTGCAGGAGGCATCCAGAGGGCAGGGGCCCCATGCAATACccccctgggtgggggggagcccaGGCCCACTGGGTGCTCAGTACCAGGGAGTCAGAGCTCCCTCGAGTGAAGGCAGGGAGTCCCTGCACACTGGACCTACAAGGTGGCAAGAGTCACGGGGAGAGAGACATGttatggagaaggagggagggaagcagggtggTCCCAGGGAGATGGATTTGGGGTGGAAGGAGCTGCCTGGGCAAGAGGCCTGGGAGAAAGAAGGGGCCTTCAGATCACagccaggaggaggagaggcagggcagGTAGGGCCCCTGACAGGAAAGggtctggggaaggagggggtgccTCAGGACAGAGGACGGTTCTGTGTCCAGAGTGAGCCTCCTGGTGCCCAGGGTCCCTATCCGAGGGCAGCTCAGCCCCGGGGAGCCTCCCTCCTCCAGCGGTTACACAATGGGAAGGCCTCACCTCCAAGGGTGCCTAGCCCTCCACCTGCACCCGAACCCCCGTGGCACTGCGGAGACCGAGGAGACAGGGGAGACAAGCAGCAGGTCGTGGCTCGAGGCCGTGGGTCTCCGTGGAAACGAGGTACCCGTGGGGGCAACTTGGTGACTGGCACGCAGCGTTTCCAGGAGGCCCTGCAGGACCCTTTCACCCTGTGCCTTGCCAATGTGCCTGGCCAGCCAGACCTCCGTCACATTGTCATTGATGGCAGCAATGTGGCCATGGT GCATGGCCTCCAACACTACTTCTCCAGCCGGGGCATTGCCATTGCTGTGCAGTACTTCTGGGACCGGGGCCACCGTGACATAACTGTCTTTGTGCCTCAGTGGCGCTTCAGTAAGGATGCCAAGGTCAGAG AGGGCCACTTCCTGCAAAAGCTATACTCCCtcagcctgctctctctcactccctcccgaGTCATGGATGGCAAGAGGATCTCCTCCTACGATGATAG AGAAAACCCCCTGGAAGTACCAGTGTAG
- the KHNYN gene encoding protein KHNYN isoform X2: MDPGLGGQAAMPTWGAGSPSPDRFAVSAEAEDKVREQQPYVERIFSVGMSVLPKDCPENPHIWLQLEGPKENASRAKEFLKGLCSPELQNEIHYPPKLHCIFLGAQGFFLDCLVWSTSAHLVPGLPGSLMVSGLTEAFVMAQSRVEELVERLSWDFQPGRSPRVSQCAGVLRDFSALLQPYGDAHREALLQLPLAVQEELLSLVQEASRGQGPHAIPPWVGGSPGPLGAQYQGVRAPSSEGRESLHTGPTRWQESRGERHVMEKEGGKQGGPREMDLGWKELPGQEAWEKEGAFRSQPGGGEAGQVGPLTGKGLGKEGVPQDRGRFCVQSEPPGAQGPYPRAAQPRGASLLQRLHNGKASPPRVPSPPPAPEPPWHCGDRGDRGDKQQVVARGRGSPWKRGTRGGNLVTGTQRFQEALQDPFTLCLANVPGQPDLRHIVIDGSNVAMVHGLQHYFSSRGIAIAVQYFWDRGHRDITVFVPQWRFSKDAKVREGHFLQKLYSLSLLSLTPSRVMDGKRISSYDDRFMVKLAEETDGVIVSNDQFRDLAEESEKWMAIIRERLLPFTFVGNLFMVPDDPLGRNGPTLDEFLKKPVRAQGSSKAQHPSMAFTEHGHQQQGREEEEKGGGGIRKTRETERLRRQLLEVFWGQDHKVDFILQREPYCRDINQLSEALLSLNF; this comes from the exons ATGGACCCAG gGCTGGGTGGCCAAGCAGCCATGCCCACCTGGGGGGCTGGCTCCCCGTCCCCTGACCGCTTTGCCGTGTCTGCGGAGGCTGAGGACAAGGTGCGGGAGCAGCAACCCTACGTGGAGCGCATCTTCAGCGTGGGGATGAGTGTCCTCCCAAAGGACTGTCCTGAAAACCCTCACATCTGGCTGCAGCTGGAGGGCCCCAAGGAGAACGCCAGCAGAGCCAAG GAGTTCCTGAAGGGTCTCTGCAGCCCAGAGTTGCAGAATGAAATCCACTACCCACCCAAACTGCACTGCATCTTCCTGGGAGCCCAGGGCTTCTTCCTTGATTGTCTGGTCTGGAGCACATCAGCCCACCTGGTGCCTGGGCTGCCCGGCTCGCTAATGGTCAGTGGCCTGACTGAGGCCTTCGTCATGGCTCAGAGCAGAGTGGAGGAGCTGGTGGAGCGGCTGAGCTGGGACTTTCAGCCAGGGCGATCCCCCAGAGTCTCTCAGTGTGCCGGAGTGCTGAGAGACTTCTCCGCCCTGCTGCAGCCCTATGGGGATGCCCACAGAGAGGCCCTGCTACAGCTGCCCCTGGCTGTCCAGGAGGAACTGTTGAGTCTGGTGCAGGAGGCATCCAGAGGGCAGGGGCCCCATGCAATACccccctgggtgggggggagcccaGGCCCACTGGGTGCTCAGTACCAGGGAGTCAGAGCTCCCTCGAGTGAAGGCAGGGAGTCCCTGCACACTGGACCTACAAGGTGGCAAGAGTCACGGGGAGAGAGACATGttatggagaaggagggagggaagcagggtggTCCCAGGGAGATGGATTTGGGGTGGAAGGAGCTGCCTGGGCAAGAGGCCTGGGAGAAAGAAGGGGCCTTCAGATCACagccaggaggaggagaggcagggcagGTAGGGCCCCTGACAGGAAAGggtctggggaaggagggggtgccTCAGGACAGAGGACGGTTCTGTGTCCAGAGTGAGCCTCCTGGTGCCCAGGGTCCCTATCCGAGGGCAGCTCAGCCCCGGGGAGCCTCCCTCCTCCAGCGGTTACACAATGGGAAGGCCTCACCTCCAAGGGTGCCTAGCCCTCCACCTGCACCCGAACCCCCGTGGCACTGCGGAGACCGAGGAGACAGGGGAGACAAGCAGCAGGTCGTGGCTCGAGGCCGTGGGTCTCCGTGGAAACGAGGTACCCGTGGGGGCAACTTGGTGACTGGCACGCAGCGTTTCCAGGAGGCCCTGCAGGACCCTTTCACCCTGTGCCTTGCCAATGTGCCTGGCCAGCCAGACCTCCGTCACATTGTCATTGATGGCAGCAATGTGGCCATGGT GCATGGCCTCCAACACTACTTCTCCAGCCGGGGCATTGCCATTGCTGTGCAGTACTTCTGGGACCGGGGCCACCGTGACATAACTGTCTTTGTGCCTCAGTGGCGCTTCAGTAAGGATGCCAAGGTCAGAG AGGGCCACTTCCTGCAAAAGCTATACTCCCtcagcctgctctctctcactccctcccgaGTCATGGATGGCAAGAGGATCTCCTCCTACGATGATAG GTTCATGGTGAAGCTGGCTGAAGAGACCGACGGGGTCATTGTCTCCAATGACCAGTTCCGGGACCTGGCGGAGGAGTCTGAGAAGTGGATGGCGATCATCAGGGAGCG CCTACTGCCCTTCACCTTTGTGGGAAACCTCTTCATGGTTCCTGATGATCCATTGGGGCGAAACGGCCCCACACTGGATGAGTTCCTGAAGAAGCCAGTCAG GGCTCAGGGGTCTTCTAAGGCTCAGCATCCTTCCATGGCCTTCACAGAACACGGTCATCAgcagcaggggagagaagaggaggaaaaaggcgGTGGTGGCATTCGGAAGACTCGGGAGACAGAGCGGCTCCGGCGCCAGCTGCTGGAGGTGTTTTGGGGCCAGGATCACAAGGTGGACTTCATCCTGCAGCGGGAGCCATACTGCCGGGACATCAACCAGCTCTCGGAGGCCCTACTGAGCCTCAACTTTTGA
- the KHNYN gene encoding protein KHNYN isoform X5, with protein MFGGSEIRDWWMQVAALTRRGTRLLLNQTGGSRDENGLGGQAAMPTWGAGSPSPDRFAVSAEAEDKVREQQPYVERIFSVGMSVLPKDCPENPHIWLQLEGPKENASRAKEFLKGLCSPELQNEIHYPPKLHCIFLGAQGFFLDCLVWSTSAHLVPGLPGSLMVSGLTEAFVMAQSRVEELVERLSWDFQPGRSPRVSQCAGVLRDFSALLQPYGDAHREALLQLPLAVQEELLSLVQEASRGQGPHAIPPWVGGSPGPLGAQYQGVRAPSSEGRESLHTGPTRWQESRGERHVMEKEGGKQGGPREMDLGWKELPGQEAWEKEGAFRSQPGGGEAGQVGPLTGKGLGKEGVPQDRGRFCVQSEPPGAQGPYPRAAQPRGASLLQRLHNGKASPPRVPSPPPAPEPPWHCGDRGDRGDKQQVVARGRGSPWKRGTRGGNLVTGTQRFQEALQDPFTLCLANVPGQPDLRHIVIDGSNVAMVHGLQHYFSSRGIAIAVQYFWDRGHRDITVFVPQWRFSKDAKVREGHFLQKLYSLSLLSLTPSRVMDGKRISSYDDSPNFQTCRENPLEVPV; from the exons gGCTGGGTGGCCAAGCAGCCATGCCCACCTGGGGGGCTGGCTCCCCGTCCCCTGACCGCTTTGCCGTGTCTGCGGAGGCTGAGGACAAGGTGCGGGAGCAGCAACCCTACGTGGAGCGCATCTTCAGCGTGGGGATGAGTGTCCTCCCAAAGGACTGTCCTGAAAACCCTCACATCTGGCTGCAGCTGGAGGGCCCCAAGGAGAACGCCAGCAGAGCCAAG GAGTTCCTGAAGGGTCTCTGCAGCCCAGAGTTGCAGAATGAAATCCACTACCCACCCAAACTGCACTGCATCTTCCTGGGAGCCCAGGGCTTCTTCCTTGATTGTCTGGTCTGGAGCACATCAGCCCACCTGGTGCCTGGGCTGCCCGGCTCGCTAATGGTCAGTGGCCTGACTGAGGCCTTCGTCATGGCTCAGAGCAGAGTGGAGGAGCTGGTGGAGCGGCTGAGCTGGGACTTTCAGCCAGGGCGATCCCCCAGAGTCTCTCAGTGTGCCGGAGTGCTGAGAGACTTCTCCGCCCTGCTGCAGCCCTATGGGGATGCCCACAGAGAGGCCCTGCTACAGCTGCCCCTGGCTGTCCAGGAGGAACTGTTGAGTCTGGTGCAGGAGGCATCCAGAGGGCAGGGGCCCCATGCAATACccccctgggtgggggggagcccaGGCCCACTGGGTGCTCAGTACCAGGGAGTCAGAGCTCCCTCGAGTGAAGGCAGGGAGTCCCTGCACACTGGACCTACAAGGTGGCAAGAGTCACGGGGAGAGAGACATGttatggagaaggagggagggaagcagggtggTCCCAGGGAGATGGATTTGGGGTGGAAGGAGCTGCCTGGGCAAGAGGCCTGGGAGAAAGAAGGGGCCTTCAGATCACagccaggaggaggagaggcagggcagGTAGGGCCCCTGACAGGAAAGggtctggggaaggagggggtgccTCAGGACAGAGGACGGTTCTGTGTCCAGAGTGAGCCTCCTGGTGCCCAGGGTCCCTATCCGAGGGCAGCTCAGCCCCGGGGAGCCTCCCTCCTCCAGCGGTTACACAATGGGAAGGCCTCACCTCCAAGGGTGCCTAGCCCTCCACCTGCACCCGAACCCCCGTGGCACTGCGGAGACCGAGGAGACAGGGGAGACAAGCAGCAGGTCGTGGCTCGAGGCCGTGGGTCTCCGTGGAAACGAGGTACCCGTGGGGGCAACTTGGTGACTGGCACGCAGCGTTTCCAGGAGGCCCTGCAGGACCCTTTCACCCTGTGCCTTGCCAATGTGCCTGGCCAGCCAGACCTCCGTCACATTGTCATTGATGGCAGCAATGTGGCCATGGT GCATGGCCTCCAACACTACTTCTCCAGCCGGGGCATTGCCATTGCTGTGCAGTACTTCTGGGACCGGGGCCACCGTGACATAACTGTCTTTGTGCCTCAGTGGCGCTTCAGTAAGGATGCCAAGGTCAGAG AGGGCCACTTCCTGCAAAAGCTATACTCCCtcagcctgctctctctcactccctcccgaGTCATGGATGGCAAGAGGATCTCCTCCTACGATGATAG CCCAAATTTCCAAACATGTAGAGAAAACCCCCTGGAAGTACCAGTGTAG